One window of Pseudomonadota bacterium genomic DNA carries:
- a CDS encoding cysteine--tRNA ligase, translating into MPLVVYNTMTQKKEEFVALAPPKVGMYVCGITAYDTCHLGHARAAVVFDMIYRHLKHRGFDVTYVRNYTDVDDKIINRSKKEGRSCTDISEQYIKEYEEDMAALGVLDPDVKPMATAHIAEMIATIEQLIQRGIAYEVDGDVYFSVRKFPSYGKLSKKNIEDLESGARVEVDERKKDPLDFALWKKAKPGEPRWQSPWGEGRPGWHIECSAMSSKYLGQPFDIHGGGRDLIFPHHENEIAQAEGACGCQFVRYWLHNGFININAEKMSKSLGNITAIREVIKHHDPEAVRLFILSSHYRSPLDYTEKALAEAGSSLDRFYETAERLHAIYPGKSVSDDPGGLKEAKELRELFTQFDERFDAAMDDDFNTARAAGLIFEAVRLVNRFLDSEQCPTPFAGWAVLQFSHMQQIAGAVLGVFGSDPAAYRERTHAMVQAKSGVDTAEVERLIAERKAARAAKDFKRADAIRDELAKLGVEFKDKPDGTTEWKLR; encoded by the coding sequence ATGCCGCTGGTTGTCTACAATACGATGACGCAGAAGAAAGAGGAGTTCGTGGCGCTTGCGCCGCCCAAGGTCGGCATGTACGTGTGCGGCATCACCGCGTACGACACCTGCCACCTGGGCCACGCGCGCGCAGCCGTGGTGTTCGACATGATATACAGGCACCTCAAACACCGCGGCTTCGACGTGACGTACGTGCGCAACTACACGGACGTGGACGACAAGATCATCAACCGATCCAAAAAAGAGGGCCGATCCTGCACCGATATCTCGGAGCAATATATCAAGGAGTACGAGGAGGACATGGCTGCGCTCGGCGTGCTGGACCCCGATGTCAAGCCAATGGCGACCGCCCACATCGCTGAGATGATCGCAACGATCGAGCAGCTGATCCAGCGCGGCATCGCCTACGAGGTGGATGGCGACGTCTACTTCTCGGTGCGCAAGTTCCCGAGCTACGGCAAACTCTCGAAGAAGAACATCGAGGATCTGGAGAGCGGCGCGCGCGTGGAGGTGGACGAGAGAAAGAAGGACCCGCTCGACTTCGCGCTCTGGAAGAAGGCCAAGCCTGGAGAGCCCAGGTGGCAATCTCCCTGGGGCGAGGGCCGACCCGGCTGGCACATAGAGTGCTCTGCCATGAGCTCCAAGTACCTGGGGCAGCCGTTCGACATACACGGCGGAGGCCGCGATCTCATCTTCCCGCACCACGAGAACGAGATCGCGCAGGCGGAGGGCGCCTGCGGCTGCCAGTTCGTGCGCTACTGGCTGCACAACGGCTTCATAAACATAAACGCGGAGAAGATGAGCAAATCTCTCGGCAACATCACCGCGATCCGCGAAGTGATAAAGCACCACGACCCAGAGGCGGTGAGGCTGTTCATCCTCTCCTCGCACTATCGCTCGCCTCTGGACTATACCGAGAAGGCGCTCGCAGAGGCTGGATCATCGCTCGATCGCTTCTACGAGACCGCTGAGAGGCTCCATGCGATATATCCCGGCAAGTCCGTGTCCGATGATCCAGGCGGGTTGAAAGAGGCAAAGGAACTCCGCGAATTGTTCACTCAGTTCGACGAGCGCTTCGACGCGGCCATGGACGACGACTTCAACACCGCTCGGGCGGCAGGGCTGATATTCGAGGCGGTGAGGCTCGTGAACAGGTTCCTGGACAGCGAGCAGTGCCCAACCCCGTTTGCCGGATGGGCGGTGCTGCAGTTCTCGCACATGCAGCAGATAGCAGGCGCGGTGCTCGGCGTGTTCGGCTCCGATCCCGCAGCCTATCGCGAACGCACCCATGCCATGGTCCAGGCCAAGTCAGGCGTGGACACGGCGGAGGTCGAGCGCCTCATCGCCGAGCGAAAGGCCGCTCGCGCGGCCAAGGACTTCAAGCGCGCAGACGCCATCCGCGACGAGCTCGCGAAGTTAGGCGTGGAGTTCAAGGACAAGCCCGACGGCACGACCGAATGGAAACTTAGATAA